In one window of uncultured Draconibacterium sp. DNA:
- a CDS encoding DUF6427 family protein: MILKKLKSNSSVSLFLVPLVTIALWIKSLQHPFAYNYFPGEDQNILFNFIHQVVHDKPLVQVIIGIVMAVLLAYTMQLVNDRYMFIRIKSKLPALLFVVIVGGFVPMHTLHPVYFGALFMLLAVYRLFGIFDTKKGYASTFDVGFLLGVGALFYLDVTVLLPAFIVGIALLGREVGWREFSTLLLGFLLPFAFSAAYAVLTDSWLEVLNMMKESIVTPVNHFRSNIPLQVYLGALILFTIAGSIGMFGQYDTKKISSRKYFIVFFWIFIFSLAGFALNPVTSQEMLVITAIPVTFLIANYFVFMKSRFWSELLFILLLLIVVSMQFSFDLF, from the coding sequence ATGATACTAAAAAAGTTAAAGTCGAACAGTTCTGTAAGTTTGTTCCTGGTGCCTTTGGTAACAATTGCACTATGGATTAAGAGTTTGCAGCACCCGTTCGCTTATAACTATTTTCCGGGCGAAGATCAAAACATCCTTTTTAATTTTATTCACCAAGTGGTTCACGACAAACCGCTGGTGCAGGTTATTATCGGAATCGTTATGGCCGTATTACTGGCCTATACCATGCAGTTGGTAAACGACCGGTACATGTTCATTCGTATAAAAAGTAAGCTGCCTGCTTTGCTGTTTGTGGTTATTGTAGGTGGTTTTGTTCCAATGCATACTTTGCACCCGGTATATTTTGGCGCTTTATTTATGCTGCTTGCCGTTTATCGACTGTTTGGCATTTTTGATACAAAAAAGGGCTACGCTTCCACTTTCGATGTCGGTTTTTTGCTGGGAGTAGGAGCACTTTTCTATCTGGATGTTACGGTGCTGCTACCTGCATTTATTGTGGGAATAGCCTTGCTGGGCCGCGAAGTTGGCTGGCGTGAATTTAGCACCTTGCTCCTGGGATTTTTACTACCATTTGCTTTTTCAGCAGCTTATGCTGTGTTAACCGACAGCTGGCTCGAGGTGCTGAATATGATGAAAGAAAGTATTGTTACACCCGTTAATCATTTCCGCTCAAATATTCCCTTGCAGGTGTACCTGGGAGCGCTAATCTTATTTACTATTGCCGGAAGTATTGGGATGTTTGGGCAATACGATACAAAAAAGATCAGCTCGCGAAAATACTTTATTGTATTTTTCTGGATTTTTATCTTTTCGCTGGCAGGATTTGCTTTAAACCCGGTAACCTCGCAGGAAATGCTGGTTATTACTGCAATTCCCGTTACTTTCCTCATTGCTAACTATTTTGTTTTTATGAAAAGCCGCTTCTGGAGCGAGTTACTTTTTATTCTTTTGTTGCTTATTGTTGTTTCCATGCAGTTCTCTTTCGATTTATTCTAA
- the purD gene encoding phosphoribosylamine--glycine ligase, with protein MNILIVGSGGREHALGWKIKQSEKVDNLFFAPGNAGTSELGTNLDASVSDFQKIKTLVLENNIDLMLVGPEVPLVEGLHDFFAADPELASVKVVGPKKAGAELEGSKDFSKAFMVRHEIPTAKYFTVTADNVEKGIDFLKTMKSPYVLKADGLAAGKGVLIIDSLEEAQNSLKEMLDGQFGEASSKVVIEEFLSGVEVSVFVITDGKDYKILPEAKDYKRIGEGDTGLNTGGMGAITPVPFADAVFMEKVEKQIIEPTVSGLAKDGIDYCGFIFFGLINVNNEPYVIEYNVRMGDPETEAVMLRVKSDFVELLDGAATGTLGEKEIEFDDRAAVTVMLVSGGYPGDYEKGKVITGTEKVSDSLVFHAGTKQAGDDVVTAGGRVISISSYGADMNDALATSFKNAAHIEFEGKYYRKDLGFDL; from the coding sequence ATGAATATTTTGATTGTAGGCTCGGGAGGAAGAGAGCACGCTTTGGGATGGAAAATTAAACAAAGCGAAAAAGTAGATAATTTATTTTTTGCACCGGGAAATGCCGGTACTTCTGAATTGGGAACCAATCTGGATGCCAGTGTTTCTGATTTTCAGAAAATAAAAACATTGGTGCTCGAAAACAATATCGACCTGATGTTAGTTGGTCCGGAAGTGCCTCTGGTTGAAGGATTACACGATTTCTTTGCTGCCGATCCTGAATTGGCATCGGTAAAAGTTGTTGGCCCGAAAAAAGCCGGTGCCGAGCTTGAAGGAAGCAAAGATTTTTCGAAAGCTTTTATGGTGCGACACGAAATTCCTACCGCAAAATATTTTACGGTAACTGCTGACAATGTGGAAAAGGGAATTGATTTCCTGAAAACCATGAAATCGCCGTATGTACTGAAAGCCGATGGTTTGGCCGCGGGAAAAGGTGTGTTAATCATCGACTCGCTGGAAGAAGCACAAAATTCGCTAAAAGAAATGCTCGACGGGCAGTTTGGCGAGGCGAGCAGCAAAGTGGTTATCGAAGAGTTTCTGAGTGGAGTGGAAGTTTCGGTGTTTGTGATAACCGATGGAAAGGACTATAAAATTCTGCCGGAAGCAAAAGATTATAAACGAATTGGCGAAGGCGATACCGGATTGAATACCGGCGGAATGGGAGCCATTACACCTGTGCCGTTTGCCGATGCTGTTTTCATGGAAAAAGTAGAAAAACAAATTATAGAACCAACGGTTTCTGGTTTGGCAAAAGATGGAATCGATTACTGTGGTTTTATCTTTTTCGGACTGATAAATGTAAACAACGAGCCGTATGTTATCGAATACAACGTACGCATGGGAGATCCGGAAACGGAAGCGGTTATGTTGCGTGTAAAATCTGATTTTGTGGAGCTGCTCGATGGAGCTGCCACCGGTACACTTGGCGAAAAAGAAATTGAATTCGACGATCGTGCTGCCGTAACTGTAATGCTGGTTTCAGGCGGATATCCGGGAGATTACGAAAAAGGGAAAGTGATTACCGGAACAGAGAAGGTAAGTGACAGTCTGGTTTTTCACGCAGGAACAAAACAAGCAGGCGACGATGTGGTTACAGCCGGAGGCCGTGTGATTTCGATAAGTTCATACGGAGCGGATATGAACGATGCCCTGGCTACGTCATTTAAAAACGCCGCACATATCGAATTCGAAGGAAAATATTATCGTAAAGACCTGGGATTCGATCTGTAA
- a CDS encoding DUF2723 domain-containing protein produces MKQYRLFNIVFGWVSFLIAAIVYLMTIEPTVSFWDCGEFITTAFKFEVGHPPGAPIFMIVGRFFTLFAGPEGAAKMVNVLSALASAGTIMFLFWTITHLAKKIMVKAEEISLGQTISITAAGLVGALAYTFSDTFWFSAVEGEVYASSSLLTAVVFWAILKWENVADEKYANRWLIFIAYVVGLSIGVHLLNLLAIPAIVFVYYFRKYEVTRNGIIWALIASVVLLGGIMYGIIPGFVEIASWFELMFVNGFGLPYHSGVFFYVVLVIAALSFGIYYTHKKQKVVWNTVLLGIAVILIGYSSFAIIIIRSSAQPPMDQNSPNDTFSLLGYLNREQYGSRPLFSGQYYNSPYKVGDRFTEGSPVYSQVDGKYVITYTRFSPNYDEKFTTVFPRMWSSMDPNHAHDYQQWGQIKGTRIQHRNERGEVETIVKPTMGENLRFFFRYQLNHMYWRYFMWNFAGRQNDIQGHGDILYGNWLSGIKFIDEARLGDQDSLPAELANNKARNTYFFLPLLLGILGIFFQYNHGKEGRKGLWVVFLLFALTGLAIVIYLNQYPHQPRERDYAYAGSFYAFAIWIGLGVLAISEALKKYIPETLAGGIAGLVTLILVPGIMGAQNWDDHDRSGRYTARDFGANYLKTCEPNAVIFTNGDNDTFPLWYNQEVEGVRTDVRVCNLSYLQTDWYIDQMRRQAYDSEPIDFTLKPDQYLLGNRDAVYLLDDSRINRDYIGLKEGIDFIANDNPATKLQQADNAAYLPKKKLHFKVDKEAVIRNKVVAPEDYDKIVDEIVIDLSGKSMLSKDEMMVLDMLATNNWERPIYWSITVGRSKYLNLNDYFQVEGFAYRLVPIKTQSNPQQLQFGRVNTSVMYDNLMNNFKWGNMSDPDVYLDETNTRMMTNIRNSFNRLASSLVQEGKKDSAIAVIDRCNELLPNSIIPYEYFALELANSYIKAGANDKGLEMVETAYSVFNDELNYYFSLQPKFMAGIGEEIQRKLFYLQQLQRTAATAGNSELAEQIGGSLQSYFERFGNM; encoded by the coding sequence ACCATCACCCACCTGGCAAAAAAGATAATGGTAAAAGCCGAAGAGATTTCACTGGGGCAAACCATTTCGATTACCGCTGCAGGTTTGGTGGGAGCGCTTGCTTACACTTTCTCTGATACCTTTTGGTTTTCGGCTGTTGAAGGCGAAGTTTACGCCAGCTCGTCGTTGTTAACGGCTGTGGTATTCTGGGCCATTTTAAAATGGGAAAACGTTGCCGACGAAAAATATGCCAACCGCTGGCTGATATTTATTGCATACGTAGTTGGCCTGTCAATTGGGGTTCACTTGCTGAACTTACTGGCAATTCCGGCTATTGTTTTTGTTTATTATTTCAGAAAATATGAAGTTACCCGCAACGGAATTATCTGGGCCTTGATCGCTTCGGTGGTATTGCTTGGTGGCATTATGTATGGTATAATTCCGGGATTTGTAGAGATCGCTTCCTGGTTCGAATTGATGTTTGTTAATGGCTTTGGTTTGCCTTATCACTCGGGAGTTTTCTTTTATGTTGTGCTGGTAATCGCAGCTTTATCGTTTGGAATTTATTACACGCATAAAAAACAAAAAGTAGTTTGGAACACTGTGTTACTGGGCATTGCAGTAATTTTAATCGGTTATTCGTCGTTTGCCATAATTATTATTCGCTCATCGGCACAACCGCCAATGGACCAGAATAGTCCGAATGATACCTTCTCGCTGTTGGGCTACCTCAACCGCGAGCAATACGGATCGCGTCCATTGTTTAGCGGGCAGTACTACAACTCGCCTTACAAAGTGGGCGATCGTTTTACCGAAGGCAGTCCGGTTTATTCGCAGGTAGACGGGAAATATGTAATTACTTATACTCGTTTTAGTCCGAACTACGACGAGAAATTCACCACCGTTTTCCCACGCATGTGGAGCTCGATGGATCCGAATCATGCACATGATTATCAGCAGTGGGGACAAATAAAAGGTACGCGTATTCAGCACCGAAACGAGCGTGGTGAGGTGGAAACCATTGTAAAACCAACGATGGGCGAGAACCTGCGCTTTTTCTTTCGATATCAGTTGAATCACATGTACTGGCGCTACTTTATGTGGAACTTTGCGGGTCGCCAAAATGATATTCAGGGGCACGGAGATATACTTTACGGAAACTGGCTGAGCGGTATAAAATTTATTGATGAAGCCCGTTTGGGCGATCAGGATAGTCTACCTGCTGAACTGGCTAACAACAAAGCCAGAAACACCTATTTCTTTCTTCCACTACTTCTCGGAATACTCGGCATATTTTTTCAGTACAACCATGGTAAAGAAGGCCGGAAGGGACTTTGGGTGGTATTTTTGCTATTTGCATTAACCGGTCTGGCTATTGTAATTTATCTGAACCAGTATCCGCATCAGCCGCGCGAACGCGATTATGCATATGCCGGTTCGTTTTACGCCTTTGCAATATGGATTGGTTTGGGGGTACTGGCTATTTCCGAGGCATTGAAAAAATACATTCCTGAAACACTTGCCGGAGGAATTGCCGGACTGGTTACGCTGATTTTGGTTCCCGGAATTATGGGGGCTCAAAACTGGGACGACCACGATCGTTCGGGACGATATACTGCCCGCGATTTTGGTGCCAATTACCTGAAAACATGCGAACCCAATGCGGTGATTTTTACCAATGGCGATAACGATACTTTCCCGCTGTGGTACAACCAGGAGGTGGAAGGAGTACGTACCGATGTTCGTGTGTGTAACTTAAGCTATCTGCAAACCGATTGGTATATCGATCAGATGCGCCGGCAGGCTTACGATTCGGAGCCGATCGATTTTACTTTGAAACCCGATCAGTACCTTTTGGGAAACCGCGATGCAGTTTATTTGCTCGATGATTCGCGCATAAACCGCGATTACATCGGCTTAAAAGAAGGGATTGATTTTATTGCCAACGATAATCCGGCTACCAAACTGCAGCAGGCCGATAACGCAGCTTATCTTCCGAAAAAGAAACTTCACTTTAAAGTGGATAAAGAAGCAGTGATTAGAAATAAAGTGGTTGCTCCGGAAGATTACGACAAAATTGTTGACGAGATCGTTATCGACTTGTCAGGCAAAAGCATGTTGTCGAAAGACGAAATGATGGTGCTCGATATGTTGGCAACCAACAACTGGGAACGCCCTATTTACTGGTCGATTACCGTTGGCCGCAGCAAATATCTGAATCTTAACGATTATTTCCAGGTGGAGGGTTTTGCCTATCGTTTGGTGCCGATAAAAACGCAGAGTAATCCACAACAATTGCAGTTTGGCCGAGTGAATACATCGGTGATGTACGATAACCTGATGAACAACTTCAAGTGGGGTAACATGAGCGACCCGGATGTTTATTTGGACGAAACCAACACCCGGATGATGACCAATATCCGGAACAGTTTTAACCGTCTGGCATCGTCATTGGTTCAGGAAGGGAAGAAAGATTCGGCCATAGCAGTTATCGACCGGTGCAACGAGTTGTTGCCAAACAGCATTATTCCTTACGAATATTTCGCTTTGGAACTGGCCAACAGTTATATCAAGGCCGGTGCAAACGATAAAGGTCTTGAAATGGTTGAAACCGCATATAGTGTATTCAACGACGAACTGAATTATTATTTCTCGTTACAGCCGAAGTTTATGGCTGGTATTGGCGAAGAAATTCAGCGCAAGCTATTTTATTTGCAGCAACTGCAACGTACGGCAGCAACTGCAGGGAATAGCGAATTAGCTGAACAAATTGGCGGAAGCCTGCAAAGCTATTTCGAACGATTTGGCAACATGTAA